The proteins below are encoded in one region of Phaseolus vulgaris cultivar G19833 chromosome 1, P. vulgaris v2.0, whole genome shotgun sequence:
- the LOC137815440 gene encoding glycolipid transfer protein 3-like isoform X3 — protein sequence MLRHKYDIYIYIYIYNMHCRTGRGLREKEETKMKSTRREVEKRSEIGSVIEELSMMGTVKPGEKHESGYIPTKPFLSVCYFVLQVLADKIGPTMAVLRQDVYQNIKTLELMHESNTSVNSNLVEILKSEAKEGNARKGSSCSKAMVWLTRTLDFTSSLLQALAKDPEKRMEQVVEEAYEVTLKPWHGWISSAAFRRLYNLDKIKST from the exons ATGCTGCGGCAcaaatatgatatatatatatatatatacatatataatatgcATTGCAGAACAGGAAGAGGGTTGAGGGAGAAGGAAGAAACAAAAATGAAGAGCACTAGGAGAGAAGTGGAGAAGAGATCAGAGATAGGTTCTGTCATTGAAGAACTTTCCATGATGGGCACAGTTAAACCTGGTGAAAAGCATGAGTCTGGTTATATCCCCACCAAGCCTTTCCTTTCTGTTTGTTATTTTGTGCTACAAGTTCTTG CAGATAAGATAGGACCAACAATGGCTGTTTTGAGACAAGACGTGTACCAGAATATTAAG aCACTGGAACTGATGCATGAATCAAATACCTCAGTGAACTCGAATTTGGTCGAGATATTGAAGTCGGAAGCGAAAGAAGGCAATGCAAGAAAAGGGTCTAGCTGCAGTAAGGCCATGGTTTGGCTCACTAG GACCCTGGATTTCACCTCCTCATTATTACAAGCACTAGCAAAAGACCCTGAAAAGAGAATGGAGCAAGTAGTTGAAGAGGCCTATGAAGTCACCTTAAAACCCTGGCATGGATGGATTTCATCAGCTGCTTTCAGA AGATTGTATAACTTGGACAAGATAAAGTCAACCTGA
- the LOC137815440 gene encoding glycolipid transfer protein 3-like isoform X2, producing the protein MHCRTGRGLREKEETKMKSTRREVEKRSEIGSVIEELSMMGTVKPGEKHESGYIPTKPFLSVCYFVLQVLDKIGPTMAVLRQDVYQNIKTLELMHESNTSVNSNLVEILKSEAKEGNARKGSSCSKAMVWLTRTLDFTSSLLQALAKDPEKRMEQVVEEAYEVTLKPWHGWISSAAFRVALRLVPESKTFVNILKTEEENYDILKEKMQMLVSLFVPFLEDVHCILRLYNLDKIKST; encoded by the exons atgcATTGCAGAACAGGAAGAGGGTTGAGGGAGAAGGAAGAAACAAAAATGAAGAGCACTAGGAGAGAAGTGGAGAAGAGATCAGAGATAGGTTCTGTCATTGAAGAACTTTCCATGATGGGCACAGTTAAACCTGGTGAAAAGCATGAGTCTGGTTATATCCCCACCAAGCCTTTCCTTTCTGTTTGTTATTTTGTGCTACAAGTTCTTG ATAAGATAGGACCAACAATGGCTGTTTTGAGACAAGACGTGTACCAGAATATTAAG aCACTGGAACTGATGCATGAATCAAATACCTCAGTGAACTCGAATTTGGTCGAGATATTGAAGTCGGAAGCGAAAGAAGGCAATGCAAGAAAAGGGTCTAGCTGCAGTAAGGCCATGGTTTGGCTCACTAG GACCCTGGATTTCACCTCCTCATTATTACAAGCACTAGCAAAAGACCCTGAAAAGAGAATGGAGCAAGTAGTTGAAGAGGCCTATGAAGTCACCTTAAAACCCTGGCATGGATGGATTTCATCAGCTGCTTTCAGA GTGGCTCTAAGACTGGTACCAGAAAGTAAAACATTTGTTAATATTCTTAAAACTGAAGAGGAAAACTATGACATCCTAAAGGAGAAAATGCAGATGTTGGTTTCTCTGTTTGTGCCTTTTCTTGAGGATGTACATTGTATTCTT AGATTGTATAACTTGGACAAGATAAAGTCAACCTGA
- the LOC137815495 gene encoding uncharacterized protein yields the protein MVKLSKGIIGSLWKQDWEPSDSGLSQLQMQALTQHLERIMKQQSDGLHERLDQMEQKHNNDPDAYLEWEIKVEHVFACNEYNEEQKMKLAAAEFSAYALTWWNKYQRDRTRYEEPMVESWTKMKKIMRKRYIPASYNRDLQLKLQKMTQGNKSVEEYFKEMEVTMIRAGKNEENEAIMARFLNGLNYDIRDIVELQEYVDIEDLLHKANQVEQQLKRKGIMRRSSNNNNNSNWKDKVMKNKRVPSSSGMSSSGKSSNRYNNSPPKRKKSDAKCFKCLGRGHYAAECLTKKTMYMLSNGQIDSEPSSEEEKEDVEVELDALEGDLLMI from the exons GGAACCGTCAGATAGTGGACTGTCTCAACTACAGATGCAAGCCTTAACACAACACTTGGAAAGGATAATGAAACAACAAAGTGATGGACTCCATGAGAGGTTGGATCAAATGGAGCAAAAGCACAACAA TGATCCTGATGCTTACTTGGAGTGGGAAATTAAAGTGGAGCATGTATTTGCTTGCAATGAGTACAATGAGGAGCAGAAGATGAAGTTGGCAGCAGCTGAATTTTCAGCTTATGCTTTAACTTGGTGGAATAAATACCAAAGGGACAGAACTAGATATGAAGAACCCATGGTAGAATCTTggacaaaaatgaaaaagattATGAGGAAGAGATATATTCCAGCAAGCTACAATAGGGATTTGCAACTCAAACTCCAAAAAATGACTCAAGGAAATaaaagtgtggaagagtatttTAAAGAGATGGAGGTGACCATGATTAGAGCTggaaagaatgaagaaaatgaagcaATCATGGCTAGGTTTTTGAATGGACTGAACTACGATATTAGGGATATTGTGGAGCTGCAAGAGTATGTTGACATTGAGGACTTGTTGCATAAGGCTAACCAAGTAGAACAACAACTCAAGAGGAAAGGAATCATGAGGAGGAgttctaacaataataataattccaACTGGAAGGATAAGGTGATGAAGAATAAAAGAGTTCCCTCAAGTTCAGGCATGTCTTCAAGTGGGAAGTCATCTAATAGATATAATAATTCACCACCTAAAAGGAAGAAAAGTGATGCCAAATGTTTCAAATGCTTAGGAAGGGGACATTATGCTGCAGAATGtctaacaaaaaaaactatgtACATGTTATCAAATGGACAAATAGACAGTGAAccttcaagtgaagaagaaaaggaggATGTAGAGGTGGAGTTGGATGCATTGGAGGGTGATTTGTTGATGATTTGA
- the LOC137815440 gene encoding glycolipid transfer protein 3-like isoform X1 yields the protein MLRHKYDIYIYIYIYNMHCRTGRGLREKEETKMKSTRREVEKRSEIGSVIEELSMMGTVKPGEKHESGYIPTKPFLSVCYFVLQVLADKIGPTMAVLRQDVYQNIKTLELMHESNTSVNSNLVEILKSEAKEGNARKGSSCSKAMVWLTRTLDFTSSLLQALAKDPEKRMEQVVEEAYEVTLKPWHGWISSAAFRVALRLVPESKTFVNILKTEEENYDILKEKMQMLVSLFVPFLEDVHCILRLYNLDKIKST from the exons ATGCTGCGGCAcaaatatgatatatatatatatatatacatatataatatgcATTGCAGAACAGGAAGAGGGTTGAGGGAGAAGGAAGAAACAAAAATGAAGAGCACTAGGAGAGAAGTGGAGAAGAGATCAGAGATAGGTTCTGTCATTGAAGAACTTTCCATGATGGGCACAGTTAAACCTGGTGAAAAGCATGAGTCTGGTTATATCCCCACCAAGCCTTTCCTTTCTGTTTGTTATTTTGTGCTACAAGTTCTTG CAGATAAGATAGGACCAACAATGGCTGTTTTGAGACAAGACGTGTACCAGAATATTAAG aCACTGGAACTGATGCATGAATCAAATACCTCAGTGAACTCGAATTTGGTCGAGATATTGAAGTCGGAAGCGAAAGAAGGCAATGCAAGAAAAGGGTCTAGCTGCAGTAAGGCCATGGTTTGGCTCACTAG GACCCTGGATTTCACCTCCTCATTATTACAAGCACTAGCAAAAGACCCTGAAAAGAGAATGGAGCAAGTAGTTGAAGAGGCCTATGAAGTCACCTTAAAACCCTGGCATGGATGGATTTCATCAGCTGCTTTCAGA GTGGCTCTAAGACTGGTACCAGAAAGTAAAACATTTGTTAATATTCTTAAAACTGAAGAGGAAAACTATGACATCCTAAAGGAGAAAATGCAGATGTTGGTTTCTCTGTTTGTGCCTTTTCTTGAGGATGTACATTGTATTCTT AGATTGTATAACTTGGACAAGATAAAGTCAACCTGA